The Flavobacteriaceae bacterium 3519-10 genome includes a window with the following:
- a CDS encoding Ribosomal RNA small subunit methyltransferase G, translated as MNAELIDKYFPELSAEQKNQFEKLDGLYREWNEKINVISRKDMDSLYEKHILHSLGIAKVMQFAPGTQVLDIGTGGGFPGIPLAILFPQVQFTLIDSIGKKITVVKEVSEGVGLKNITAVHGRAEDLKGKFHFIVSRAVTQMPVFLRWLKGKFEKEQINQKHNGVLYLKGGDLSEELSGLNTEIFELKNYFEGEFFDTKKVVYLSKGNFNS; from the coding sequence ATGAACGCCGAACTGATCGATAAATATTTTCCCGAACTTAGTGCTGAACAGAAAAATCAGTTTGAAAAACTTGACGGACTTTACCGCGAATGGAACGAAAAAATAAACGTGATTTCACGTAAAGACATGGATTCTCTGTATGAAAAGCACATCCTGCATTCGCTTGGGATCGCCAAAGTAATGCAGTTTGCGCCAGGTACACAAGTGCTCGACATCGGTACAGGCGGTGGCTTCCCGGGGATACCGCTTGCGATATTATTTCCGCAGGTTCAGTTTACCCTCATTGATTCTATCGGAAAAAAAATTACCGTAGTGAAGGAAGTTTCGGAAGGTGTTGGTTTAAAGAACATAACCGCTGTACATGGCCGCGCCGAAGATCTGAAAGGGAAGTTTCATTTTATTGTAAGCCGTGCCGTTACGCAGATGCCGGTTTTCCTCCGCTGGTTAAAAGGTAAGTTTGAAAAAGAACAGATCAACCAAAAACACAATGGTGTGCTGTACCTGAAGGGTGGCGATTTATCCGAAGAACTTTCGGGTCTGAACACCGAAATTTTTGAACTTAAAAATTATTTCGAAGGTGAATTTTTCGATACTAAAAAAGTAGTATATTTATCTAAAGGAAATTTTAATTCTTAA
- a CDS encoding Aspartate aminotransferase, with protein MQKKIIFGNLRFIMEKHADRLSRMSFSQTFVMSNKVREMKANGIDVISLTLGEPDFDVPANIKEAAFDAINSNFSHYSPVPGFLDLRQAICDKLKRDNNLSYLPSQICVSNGAKQSILNVLASLLNDGDEVILPAPFWVSYNEMVKMMGGQPVIIETSIETDFKMTAEQLENAITPKTKILLYSSPCNPSGSFYTYEELEKIADVVAKYPQITIISDEIYEYINYDGKHTSIAEFPQVYEQTAVINGMSKAFAMTGWRIGYSACPTWLATGCEKIQGQMTSGANTMAQKASVTALQTDPSEYRYMIDKFAERRELVYGLMKEIPGFSVNYPEAAFYFFPDISYYIGKSLNGKTIGDADDFAMFLLENAHVGSVGGVSFGNPNCIRFSYAASEKDLTEAMRRIKDCLENATYT; from the coding sequence ATGCAGAAAAAAATTATCTTTGGGAACTTAAGATTTATTATGGAGAAACACGCTGACCGCCTGAGCAGGATGAGTTTTTCGCAGACTTTTGTGATGAGCAACAAGGTACGCGAGATGAAGGCAAACGGCATCGACGTCATCAGTCTGACTTTAGGAGAACCCGATTTCGACGTTCCCGCAAACATCAAAGAGGCCGCATTCGACGCCATTAACAGCAATTTTAGCCATTACTCGCCCGTACCTGGATTTCTGGATCTGCGCCAGGCAATCTGCGACAAACTGAAGCGTGACAATAACCTGAGCTATCTTCCCTCACAGATATGCGTGTCTAACGGAGCCAAACAATCTATCCTCAACGTGCTTGCCTCGCTGCTTAATGATGGCGACGAAGTGATTCTGCCTGCACCGTTTTGGGTGAGTTATAACGAAATGGTGAAGATGATGGGTGGCCAGCCGGTTATTATCGAAACTTCAATTGAAACGGATTTTAAGATGACCGCCGAACAACTCGAAAATGCAATTACTCCGAAAACGAAAATATTGCTGTACAGTTCGCCATGTAATCCTTCAGGAAGCTTTTACACGTACGAGGAGCTCGAAAAAATTGCAGATGTTGTGGCAAAATATCCGCAGATCACGATTATTTCTGATGAGATTTATGAATACATCAATTATGACGGCAAACACACATCTATCGCAGAGTTTCCCCAGGTTTATGAGCAGACCGCTGTAATCAACGGAATGTCTAAAGCGTTTGCAATGACGGGCTGGAGAATCGGCTATTCCGCATGCCCGACGTGGCTGGCCACCGGTTGCGAGAAAATTCAGGGACAGATGACGAGCGGCGCCAACACAATGGCACAAAAAGCTTCGGTAACTGCACTGCAGACTGACCCGTCCGAATATCGTTATATGATCGACAAATTTGCGGAAAGGCGCGAACTTGTGTACGGTCTGATGAAAGAAATTCCGGGATTTTCTGTAAATTATCCTGAAGCCGCATTCTATTTCTTTCCGGACATCTCCTATTATATTGGGAAAAGCCTGAACGGAAAAACAATTGGCGACGCCGATGATTTTGCGATGTTTTTGCTAGAGAACGCTCACGTTGGATCCGTCGGAGGTGTATCTTTCGGCAACCCTAACTGCATCCGTTTTTCCTATGCAGCCTCAGAAAAAGATCTTACAGAAGCGATGCGCAGAATAAAAGACTGCCTCGAAAATGCAACATACACCTAA
- a CDS encoding Zn-ribbon protein, possibly nucleic acid-binding — protein sequence MAKKTVEISVEDKLRALYDLQIIDSRLDEIRNTRGELPIEVEDLEIEIEGLEKRAEKFQAEIKEQNDEINNKNEVISHSKTLIDKYKAQQDNVRNNKEFEALDKEIEFQELEIQLADKRIKEFSAKIAHKNETFEELNNKISELKSHLKFKKEELENLVSETQKEEDFLIEKSSEFAKNIDERLLASYQRIRTNSPTGLAVVGLERGAPKGSFFTLPPQKQMEIAQRKKIIIDEHSGKILVDDDLVNEENEKMKEIIKF from the coding sequence ATGGCTAAGAAAACTGTAGAAATCAGCGTCGAAGATAAACTCAGAGCACTTTACGACCTGCAAATTATCGATTCACGGTTAGACGAAATCAGAAACACAAGAGGTGAACTGCCAATTGAAGTTGAAGATCTCGAAATCGAGATTGAAGGTCTTGAAAAAAGAGCTGAAAAATTTCAAGCCGAAATTAAAGAGCAGAACGACGAGATCAACAATAAAAACGAAGTGATCAGCCATTCTAAAACGCTGATAGACAAGTATAAAGCACAGCAGGATAATGTAAGAAACAATAAAGAATTCGAAGCGCTTGATAAAGAAATCGAATTTCAGGAACTTGAGATCCAACTGGCTGACAAAAGAATTAAAGAATTCAGCGCGAAGATTGCACATAAAAACGAAACTTTCGAAGAGCTCAACAATAAGATTTCAGAGCTGAAGAGTCATTTGAAATTTAAAAAAGAAGAACTCGAGAATCTTGTGTCTGAGACGCAGAAAGAAGAAGATTTCCTGATTGAAAAATCGAGCGAATTTGCGAAAAATATCGACGAAAGATTGTTGGCCTCCTATCAGAGAATCCGCACAAACTCACCAACAGGTCTTGCTGTAGTAGGCTTGGAGCGAGGCGCGCCAAAGGGATCTTTCTTTACACTGCCGCCGCAAAAGCAAATGGAAATTGCGCAACGCAAGAAGATTATCATCGATGAGCACAGCGGAAAAATCCTCGTTGATGACGATTTGGTGAACGAAGAAAACGAAAAAATGAAGGAGATTATTAAATTTTAA